The Quercus robur chromosome 3, dhQueRobu3.1, whole genome shotgun sequence DNA segment gactacaaacttattgtagcctaaaactacaactttcactaaaaaaattaacgtgactacatattttaaaaatctaaccgttaaattgtatgtttttttatgcttttaaaacatatgttaagtttcatgtcaattggatgttatttactatttaatccataaacttattttttgcatataattttagactacaaaaattaaaattaaacatttgattgatgatatatgctatttatttttaatcttcttgaaattttgtaagcattgagaatataagaaaaaaaaaatataatctaattgTGAAGTtattaaaattcatatctaataaaaaaatattgagtggagttgtagtcTTAATCTACAACCAAGTTTTTTGCTAAAACTTTGTCCAAAGCTTAATTGTATTagacctaaaaaaaatttagggtggtcacacaTTCTTtttaacctaaaaaaataaaaataaaaatttaaattttatacataataaattaataaagatttttttttttccacgccagggtggtcctgtgaccaccctgCCCCTAACGTGGAGCTGCCAATGACTACATTTAATCAATATTAAATTTGTACCCATCACATGTCACTTCAATCAACCTACCtagaaaataagaatagaaaCAACAAATTTAGTATCGGTTGTAACTAAATCTTGGGGCTTTAGAAATTTTCACAAGAGCAAGAAAGTCTTTTTCAATTACAGTTTGTAGTAATTGAGTATGCGAAGTATTTGTGAAATTTGAAACTCTTTTAGGCAGGGCCTTTGTTCGCTGCTAGCAATTTCATATCAACCTTTTGTTTTACCCCATTTACAGTGGCATTTCACACCAACAGAGGCTGCTGCCTAACTTGAATATGTCGAAGTTAATGCTGGTTTTGGGTTCAAACAACGTGAACTATGGTGATAATCCTATTACTGATCTGTTAGTGATTTCTTCCATAGTTCCATTGGGGTTTTCTTGTTTGATGAGGGATGATTCAGAGTGATTTTGCAACTGTCTGAATCAATATTATGTTAAAACTaatgcaagaaaaaaataagatacaAAAGTTTATTGAGATACAATAAGCCAAAAAATGACATTCTATATTAGAATTAAGCAAATGTAAATTTTCAAATCAAGTCATCTATCTACAAGATAAAATGGATATTTTGCTCTCATAAGTTTTGTGTCGGAGTAAGCAATAATGACTCATGTAATTCTCCATAGACCAATTGCTCATACAAATGCTTAATAACACAAAAAACTtgactaaaaatattaataataacaatcagAGCCTCTAGTATTAACTTAAACAACTCAAATGTAggaccatatcataaatatctatccaagtgagttattatgtacaaaaatcaaagagtctataattaatgaacataaagttttgttttttgttttttttttaaatggaccatttgaattttctatctaataatattcttacaagactttttgaagagttaaaaaaaatataagaatgattatcaataatatttaaattatatatgtgaaaattatactatatatcttaatgtatattttttaagtatatttatgcatatgcatggtgttataagctagtatatatataagtaaagcttagagaaaattaaattagaatttgaaattagaatatGATTTTGAGCCATgtatctaaatttatgtggtGATCACGCCATAATTATTCACTTAagtttgtgtcatgtgtccacttaagtttttaatttttgtaccaagtgagttaatgagtgcaaaatactaaaaatcaaatattaattaatgaaatataaaaaaaaaaaaaaaaaaaaaaaaacaatcacatatactcaattaaaatcaccacacaacaaagatcacagcatgttctatcttattagaaattagaagaaaaaaacgatcataagtagtattaaatttaggtaagaattttaatatgtgaccaATTACgtgtacttttaaaaaaaataatttgactaattatttatatttttataataaaaattgtatttgattttaaatgtatatatatgtatgcatgcgttacatgctatttttttttaataatttgactaattatttatattttataataaaaattgtgtttaattttaaatgcatctaTGCATTTGTATGAGTTATGTAGGGGCAATTTTTGGAGCCCAGGCCCAGCAGGTAAgtgattctggcccaaagagccctagacaatgaatttgtagagagcgggttacagaatTAGGCCTTAACGAAGTGAGTGTTAGTTAATTTTGGGCCATGCAGCGATTTGAACATAAAAATACCTCCTTTAGATCCACTGGATgttcggtccgaggagacgtgtGGGTGCACTTCTGTTCCTGATTAAAGTCTataatctttctctctctatctctcctttctttctccttttttccaTCTTCCCTTCATGGGGATGCctttctcttatatagcctccttaaagtaatcagaaccttacacttgttgatcatctggaccttcacttgagtgtccATCCCATCGGATATCTACCCTACCTTTCTAtaagttgcagtggccaaggtaacactgttcgcctgtcttctccacattaatgcggccataacagaaaagtagcttccctgcatttaatgcggcagttgtggtttcCCTCTGGACATCCTGTACTCTCTTCCTTCTCCCGGCCTTGTAAGGCTCGTCCTTACTACCAATATTCGTTGGAGTGATTCCTTATTATGGATAGGGTGCATGTTTGGTCCATATTTGGCACGTCCGAAGAGGCATTCCTCCTTGGACCTCTTTTAAAATAAGTTTGGACTCATCAGAGTTGGGCTAGAAGTCCTTTTGGCGCCCCATTTTCTCCTCGGTCGTGGCTGGACTCTGTATGGGGCCCAAGACCCATTGTTTGATttgggaattttacccctaCAAGTTACatgctagtatatattaataggtaaaactgaaagaaaattcaattagatttcaaattggacttcaattaaAGTCAAATTGTGCGTCATGTATCTCATCTAatctagtttttaaaattttgtgccgagttaatttagtgtaaaaattggattttaattagagtttaattttgcatcatgtgtctcatctaatcttcttttttttttttttaaattgtgtctAGTGAGTTAATTCAGTGTTAAAAATGAGGAGTCCAATATGAGTAAACCTatgtaataaataaacaaaacttagagaaaattttgttagaattaaaattagatttttccTTGTTAGCttttcatacaaattaaattgtttagatttttgctattattttttctgAACTAATGagggtatttatttatttatttatttattttttaatattgtttctaTTTACACATTTTGTATATGAAAATCTTGAACATAACAAACTGTAATTGAGCTAAATGATCCAATGCACCTATCATCATTCAATTTATGAGATACTATTAAAccaatttattcatttattttgtgttatatttagtagaatttcacagACAGTGATagtgaattgatattgtatatgtagtgtccaatagtgattttcaaaattatatatataacaacaGTGTAATGAGAAATTGGGCGTAaccaatatcattaaaattgcAAGGGAAAATCATTTTAGTACCTCCAAATGTTCTGGTCAAACTAATGTCTTATATATTTGATAACTTAAACTAACATCAATAATaccattataatttattattctcATGCATAATCATGAGTTACATACTAGTTTGTTTTATAACAAGTAgattaaatttttcattttatcagtattttattacagtattatATAATTGATATTAAAGATGTGATGCGATTAAAAACATATgtgaataaatatttttaagttgaAGGAAAATTGTGTATAGAGAGAGATTCATGTAATTGTTTAGTATGGATTTCtgcaattcattaaaaaataattagctTCTGAGAACGAGCATGAGCGCGTGCTTAGagattcttctatttttttggataaaatttaataatttgcatccattataatttgtgATTACTTCATTTTTCATTCACAAAACAATCTAAGGGTATGATAAGTATTATGTgtttcatcacacccctagtttttttttttttttttttttattgaaaaatatagtaatcccaaattataatggatgcaaattcttaacttttacccaaaaaaatagaaaatcctCTGAGCACGTGCTTAAGGCTTAATAAcaattatcaatttttgtttaattctaaaatttagtttttaaatcctaaatggtagccacttactacacatccataacaaaagttaaaaagagcttaaatttaaaatttagcaactactttcataacatttttaatgaagtaaattaataattataaaaaaatgtaaattgaatttcacatagaattatacaaatgataaatatagtttctattacaaaagaatttttttttacaacaatttcttaGATAACAACCACTTCATGTGAGGTTTGAATCATAACAACAATTTCATtcattattattcaaaattgttatatttttcaatcacaaaaaaacctagggTGTGATGAAATTTATGCATCTATGAGTGAAACAATCTTTTGGTATAAATATCATCAAACccctaaatatttttgtaattgaaaaatataataacttCCAATAATGATGAATGAAAACTTTCCAAATGATAAATATAGTTTGTTacataagaaatttttttataacaatttcttAGATAACAACCGCTTCATGTGAGGTTTGAATCATAACAACAATTTCATTCATTATTATTCAAAGTtgctacatttttcaatcacaaaaaaaacctagggtgTGATGAAATTTATGCATCTATGAGtgaattaattttttggtaTAAATATCATCAAACccctaaatatttttgtaattgaaaaatatagtaacTTCCAATAACGATGAATGAAAACTTCacaaatgataaatatagtttttgttataaaagaaatttttttttataacaatttcttAGATAACAACCGCTTCATGTGAGGTTTGAATCATAACAacaatttcatttattattattcaaagctactatatttttcaatcacaaaaaacttAGGGTGTGATGAAATTTATGCATCtgagtgaaataattttttagtataaaTATCATCAAACCccctaaatatttttgtaattgaaaaatatagtaacTTTCAATAATTAGGAATGAAAACTATTAACttctacaaaacaaaaatagaagtaTATATTTCATCACACCCTAggtttttttgtaattgaaaaatgtagcaACTTTGAATATTAATGAATGAAATTGTTGTTATGATTCAAACCTCACATGAAGTGGTTGTTATCTaagaaattgttataaaaaaatttcttttataacAAGAGGCACATATATATCATTTGTATAATTCTATGTGAaatttaatttacattttttttttcataattattaatttacttcaTCAAAAATGTTATGAAGGTAgttgttaaattttaaatttaagctctttttaacttttgttatgaatgtgtagtaagtggctatcttttaggatttaaaaacaaaattttaggattaaacaaaaattgataattgTTATTAAGCGCATGCTCAagggcttttctatttttttgagtaaaagttaataatttgcatctattataatttgagattactatatttttcaatcacaaaaaaaatctaggggtgtAATGAAATACATAATACTTATCAAATCACAAacgcataatactcatcacacccctaaattttttttgtgaataaaaaatgtaataatctcaaattataatagatgtaaattattaatttttacccaaaaaatagaagagcctttgAGCACGCATGTGAGCATGTGCTCGGAGGCtagaagataaaaaaagatGTATAGAAATTCAGGTGACAGATGACATTGTGAATAGACTTTAAGATTTACACGTGATCTTCTTTACCTAGCATCATAGAGTACTTATGAGGGCATTCATTCTGCTCAACCATTCAGAATatacgctttttttttttttttttactacctTGGTTTGGTTTTTTAACAAAGAGTTAAATTAATGGGGGTACTGAGTCACCAATTTAAAATAGGAGAACATCAGGCATACTTAGATTAAGTGAGAGTAATTAAGATCAAACTTAAGACAATTAGAGCTCTAATTGTCTCAATTGGATGGGAAGAGTTGGGAGGACCATCCTCAGGAGGTTCCAGTAATTTCTCCCATGTCATTACTCCTTATAGCAACtcaaccaaacaccagaaaaaaaatctagtaaTTAATTAAGTAGTACTGACAAATACCAGACCCAGCTTCCAAAGTTCAAACCTCAAACAACACAATCACATCACTCTAACCAAACAACTAGCTAGGCcacagaaaaaggaaaaggaaaaaatgataCCAGCATGCATTCATCACCTCACAACCCAACCAGCTTggcttctctttctctcattcataggttttctttcctttctcaaACACTCAATCTCTATTCTCAAATGGGTCTTCATCACATTTCTCAGACCCCCAAAAAACCTCAAGAAATATGGTTCATGGGCTCTTGTCACTGGAGCCACAGATGGCATTGGAAAAGCCTTTGCTTGCCAACTTGCCCGGAAAGGCCTAAACCTAATAATAGTCAGCCGAAACTACGATAAGCTCAGAACTGTTTCAAAGGAAATTCAAGCTGATTTTCCATACACCCAGATAAAGATTATTCCTTTAGATTTCTCTGGCAACATCTCAGCTGGTGTTCGTCTTATAGAGGATGAGATCAAAGGGTTGGACGTTGGCATTTTGATAAACAATGTGGGGATAACTTACCCTTCAGCGATGTATTTTCATGAGGTGGATGAGAAGGTGTGGATGAACATTGTTAAGGTGAATTTAGAAGGGACTACTATGGTTACGAAAGCTGTCCTGCCAGGGATGATTCAAAGGAAGAGAGGAGCCATTGTGAATATTGGATCTGGAGCAGCCATTGTTGTGCCTTCCCATCCTCTTTTCACAATCTATGCTGCTACAAAAGCGTAAGCATATATCAAACTTTCTctttctactcttttttttttaagcatggCTGcctcatattatatattttataagtaCAGTATaaatcttctttgtttttttcaaataaacCAGTAATTAGTAGGATTTAAACTCTTGAGATTTCTGTTAGAAACACGAGATGTGATTTGAATTACAAGCCTCtaataaatacttaaaaaataaatagtaaataatttgTAAGAtaattatagtaatttttttttttttaataattaattgaacAAAATGAATACATTGTGGTAGAGTAGACTCAGTAGAGTAGTGTAGTTGGttgtttatttgttatttgtttagGTAAGGTGCATGACAAAATTTAATCTGAAAATTTAATGCAAACCAAATTGTCATTAAAACCATCGATCagataattttccaaaataaaaaccatcgATCAGATCCACATAAACCATTTTCGTactctaggttttattttttattttatttatttatatatataaacgatAGGgtgatagaaattttattttcatattgagATTAACTTTGCCATCTCTTTGaaataatagataaaattttatactTCTTGATCCAGTAGCGGTTTTATGAATTTTCTTAAGAGTagtcattaagaaatttaaattatataaaatctaataaaaagagaatttcatacattgaccaaaaaaacacaagcacacatgtaaatacataaaatcttacaattttcttttaaatttttttaaaaaaattttgaaatcattatATAATA contains these protein-coding regions:
- the LOC126718310 gene encoding very-long-chain 3-oxoacyl-CoA reductase-like protein At1g24470, whose product is MIPACIHHLTTQPAWLLFLSFIGFLSFLKHSISILKWVFITFLRPPKNLKKYGSWALVTGATDGIGKAFACQLARKGLNLIIVSRNYDKLRTVSKEIQADFPYTQIKIIPLDFSGNISAGVRLIEDEIKGLDVGILINNVGITYPSAMYFHEVDEKVWMNIVKVNLEGTTMVTKAVLPGMIQRKRGAIVNIGSGAAIVVPSHPLFTIYAATKAYIDKLSKSLDVEYKHYGIDVQCQVPLYVATKMVSKVAAIERSSLFIPLADDYAGAAVRQIGYEARCTPYWAHSLQWCFARLLPEALLDSWRLSIGIQRRGQVIA